One part of the Nitrososphaerales archaeon genome encodes these proteins:
- a CDS encoding ribosomal protein L13e encodes MSEDVERVEESVESVSVSSTDEKKVPKKVKSTNEPPVAKVICRDSHGIKFRVGRGFSLLELKEAGLSIEDARRMNLRIDLRRKTMHKENIDLIKDWLHSQSKLKEKDS; translated from the coding sequence ATGAGTGAGGATGTAGAAAGAGTAGAAGAATCGGTCGAATCGGTATCGGTAAGTAGTACGGATGAGAAGAAGGTTCCTAAAAAGGTGAAGAGTACGAATGAGCCTCCAGTGGCTAAGGTAATATGTAGAGATTCACATGGGATTAAATTCAGAGTGGGTCGAGGGTTCTCACTCTTAGAACTTAAGGAGGCAGGTCTATCGATAGAAGATGCGCGAAGGATGAACTTGAGGATAGATCTTAGAAGGAAGACGATGCATAAAGAGAATATCGATCTGATCAAGGATTGGCTTCATTCTCAATCGAAGTTGAAGGAAAAAGATTCTTGA
- the hisC gene encoding histidinol-phosphate transaminase, protein MSMNRYVRRTIQENLRKYVGGEQKVPRGAIKLNQNENEYPTSPHVISTLINYLQNNDLRRYPEQDSETLKERLARYYNVKYEQITIGNGSDEVIATAFKTVLEKGDLVVSTNPTYGMFKIYAIESDAKYCEVDLNEDYTLPVDKLIAMKGRLTAIANPNSPTGVFTEVSKLDDLAKGLRDSNGVLLIDETYADFARDNALRLINKYDNVIIVRTFSKSFSLAGIRVGFGIGNEDLIAWMEAVRNPYTIGTLHQIAAIAALEDVAYMKKNVERIIEERELLKRRLKELGFYVYPSEGNFVFIRCKTPDDAKYIVDCLKSKNIYVRYFGDNPKIADSIRITVGTHEINERLIDALKECLQSSK, encoded by the coding sequence ATGAGTATGAATAGGTATGTGAGAAGGACGATACAAGAAAATTTGAGGAAGTACGTAGGAGGGGAGCAAAAGGTTCCAAGAGGAGCGATAAAACTCAATCAAAATGAGAATGAGTATCCTACATCACCACACGTCATTTCAACCCTGATTAATTACTTGCAGAATAACGATCTTCGGCGTTACCCGGAGCAAGATAGTGAAACTTTGAAAGAGAGGTTGGCACGCTACTACAACGTAAAGTATGAACAGATAACGATCGGTAATGGTTCAGATGAGGTGATCGCTACCGCTTTTAAGACCGTATTGGAGAAGGGGGACCTTGTAGTCTCTACAAACCCGACCTACGGTATGTTCAAAATATACGCGATCGAATCTGATGCAAAGTATTGTGAAGTAGATTTGAACGAGGATTATACACTACCGGTCGATAAATTGATCGCTATGAAGGGGAGGCTTACAGCGATCGCGAACCCAAATAGCCCCACCGGTGTATTCACGGAGGTATCGAAATTGGACGATCTCGCAAAAGGCCTGCGGGACTCAAATGGTGTATTATTGATCGATGAAACCTACGCAGATTTTGCTAGGGATAATGCGTTAAGGCTCATCAATAAATACGATAATGTGATCATCGTGAGGACTTTTTCGAAGTCATTCTCATTAGCCGGTATTAGAGTCGGTTTTGGTATCGGTAATGAAGATTTGATCGCATGGATGGAGGCAGTTAGGAATCCATACACGATAGGTACTCTACACCAGATCGCTGCGATCGCGGCCTTGGAAGATGTTGCATATATGAAGAAGAATGTTGAGCGAATAATCGAGGAGAGGGAGTTGTTAAAAAGAAGGTTAAAGGAGCTTGGATTTTACGTATACCCATCGGAGGGTAACTTCGTCTTTATCAGATGTAAAACGCCCGATGATGCGAAGTATATCGTCGATTGCCTTAAGAGTAAAAATATCTATGTAAGATACTTTGGGGATAACCCGAAGATAGCAGATTCTATCAGAATTACAGTAGGTACTCATGAGATCAATGAAAGGCTTATAGATGCGTTGAAAGAGTGTCTTCAATCTTCAAAATAA
- a CDS encoding cyclophilin-like fold protein, translating into MMVEIELLFDDGIKVDGELDESKNPITTRAIVNALPIESRANRWGDEIYFSTPVNVGEENAQEEVRVGDIAYWPPGKALCIFFGPTPVSRGSEPRAASPVNVIGRVKGDLTLLKKVKNRSKVIVRIKGEAR; encoded by the coding sequence ATGATGGTAGAAATCGAATTACTATTCGATGATGGGATAAAGGTCGATGGAGAGTTAGATGAAAGTAAGAACCCCATCACGACAAGAGCAATTGTGAATGCTTTACCGATCGAAAGTAGAGCGAATCGGTGGGGCGATGAAATATACTTCTCTACACCAGTGAATGTAGGCGAAGAGAATGCCCAAGAAGAGGTTCGGGTTGGTGATATCGCCTACTGGCCTCCGGGTAAAGCCCTCTGTATCTTCTTCGGCCCAACACCGGTGAGTAGAGGTAGCGAACCGAGGGCAGCGAGCCCCGTAAATGTGATAGGAAGGGTAAAGGGGGATTTGACCTTGCTGAAGAAGGTTAAGAATAGATCGAAGGTGATCGTGCGTATAAAGGGAGAGGCCCGATAA
- a CDS encoding radical SAM protein, with protein sequence MMFFRLDALNIWRNHEVRERLDWYYQVMCDVKPAKFLICKRLPSDLDLNNSSEDELWREHERLSNTFREIFNKIKSNTMRLDEMGIPSQNFLDLKAELLKRIITHCHLCEWRCGVNRVEGKKKGTCKLDSSTRVSTWFHHYGEEPPLVGTGGSGTIFFTGCTFRCCFCQNWDISQDPFNGAEVDGKKLAIIMKNLREEGAHNINFVGGEPTMHLHTIMDGMRMLNVNVPMLWNSNMYCSLEVMKILIDVIDIWLPDFKYGNDSCALRLSKVPKYFSIVSRNHSIAQEHGDMIIRHLVLPNHVECCTKPILEWISKNCKRALVNIMAQYHPDYLVLSQPSQYPEICRRPSGDEMREAYKYAKELGLVYEPVS encoded by the coding sequence ATGATGTTTTTTAGACTTGACGCTCTAAACATCTGGAGGAATCATGAAGTACGGGAGAGGCTCGATTGGTACTATCAAGTAATGTGTGATGTAAAGCCAGCAAAGTTTCTGATCTGCAAGAGGTTACCATCCGATCTGGATCTAAATAACTCGAGTGAAGATGAATTATGGAGGGAGCATGAAAGGTTATCGAATACCTTTCGGGAGATCTTCAATAAGATCAAGTCAAATACGATGAGGCTCGATGAAATGGGCATACCTTCACAGAACTTCCTCGATTTAAAGGCTGAATTGTTGAAGAGAATCATAACACATTGCCACCTCTGTGAGTGGAGGTGTGGTGTAAATAGAGTAGAGGGTAAGAAGAAGGGTACTTGCAAGTTAGATTCATCAACGAGGGTATCTACATGGTTCCACCATTACGGTGAAGAGCCCCCTCTCGTAGGTACTGGTGGCTCGGGCACGATCTTCTTTACTGGATGTACATTTCGATGCTGCTTCTGTCAAAATTGGGATATATCACAAGATCCATTTAATGGAGCTGAAGTGGATGGGAAGAAGTTAGCGATCATCATGAAGAATTTGAGAGAAGAAGGGGCACATAACATAAATTTTGTGGGTGGAGAGCCTACGATGCATCTGCACACCATAATGGACGGCATGAGGATGTTAAATGTGAATGTACCTATGTTATGGAATAGCAATATGTACTGTAGTTTAGAAGTAATGAAGATACTCATCGATGTTATAGATATATGGCTTCCAGACTTTAAGTATGGGAATGATTCTTGTGCGCTCCGGCTTTCAAAAGTGCCCAAATATTTCTCCATAGTATCTCGAAACCACTCAATAGCACAGGAGCATGGAGATATGATCATCAGACACCTCGTCCTACCGAACCATGTAGAATGTTGTACGAAGCCCATTTTAGAATGGATTTCGAAGAATTGTAAGAGAGCTCTGGTAAATATCATGGCCCAATACCATCCCGACTACTTAGTTCTATCACAACCATCTCAATATCCAGAGATCTGCCGTAGACCGAGTGGTGATGAAATGAGAGAGGCATACAAGTATGCAAAGGAGCTCGGCTTAGTCTATGAGCCAGTATCATAA
- a CDS encoding radical SAM protein, with the protein MNRASKSCHICGKSGVISRAISVCVSCIREGKDEIYNIAQKVHRRVREVYGLPPEPPKDPDGIPCAVCSNRCVIGQGRMGYCGLRMNDQGKLHSLSKPDRAIYYAYLDPHITNCCAAWFCPAGTGLGYPRFARRRGPEYGYYNLAIFFYGCNFDCLFCQNSSHKDLHAEPQHSMHDLIDRTLNNDKITCWCFFGGSPEPQLPFAINTSRKLLETIHRDRVMRICFEWNGCGNSHLVRRAAEISYLTGGNIKFDLKCWDENLSYILCGVSNKVAYKNFEMIANEFKIDGDHPPVLCATTLLVPGYVDEVEVENISKFIAGIDPQIPYSLLIFHPDFVMNDLPITPFEQTVKCYKVARKYLQNVYIGNLHLLGFRSMNEFLSSI; encoded by the coding sequence ATGAATCGAGCTAGTAAATCATGCCATATTTGTGGTAAATCGGGAGTAATTTCAAGAGCGATAAGTGTATGTGTATCATGTATACGTGAAGGTAAGGATGAGATATACAATATAGCTCAAAAAGTTCATCGGAGGGTAAGGGAGGTTTATGGGCTCCCACCTGAACCTCCTAAGGATCCCGATGGTATACCTTGTGCTGTATGTAGTAATAGATGTGTCATCGGTCAGGGCCGAATGGGTTACTGTGGACTTCGAATGAACGATCAAGGAAAGTTACACTCACTCAGCAAGCCAGATAGAGCCATTTACTACGCATACCTTGATCCACATATTACAAATTGTTGTGCTGCATGGTTCTGCCCAGCCGGCACTGGTTTGGGTTATCCAAGATTCGCCCGTAGAAGAGGGCCCGAGTATGGCTATTACAACCTTGCTATCTTCTTCTATGGGTGTAACTTTGACTGTCTATTCTGCCAAAATTCTTCACATAAAGATCTTCATGCAGAGCCTCAGCATTCTATGCACGATCTGATCGATCGTACACTCAATAATGATAAAATTACATGCTGGTGCTTCTTTGGGGGTTCGCCCGAACCTCAACTCCCCTTTGCAATAAATACATCCAGGAAGCTTTTAGAAACGATCCATCGAGATAGAGTGATGAGGATCTGCTTTGAATGGAATGGTTGTGGGAATAGTCATCTTGTAAGGAGGGCAGCAGAAATCTCCTATCTCACAGGCGGGAATATCAAATTCGATCTGAAATGCTGGGATGAAAATTTGAGTTATATTCTTTGCGGGGTATCGAATAAGGTTGCGTATAAAAACTTTGAGATGATCGCGAATGAATTTAAGATAGATGGTGACCATCCTCCCGTGTTATGCGCCACTACACTACTGGTGCCAGGTTATGTAGATGAAGTAGAGGTTGAAAATATATCGAAGTTTATAGCTGGAATAGACCCACAGATTCCTTACAGCCTTCTCATCTTTCACCCAGACTTTGTAATGAACGATCTCCCGATAACGCCCTTTGAGCAAACCGTTAAATGTTATAAAGTAGCGAGGAAGTACCTTCAGAATGTATATATAGGGAATCTTCATCTTTTGGGCTTTCGTAGTATGAATGAGTTTTTATCCTCGATCTAA
- a CDS encoding FAD-dependent oxidoreductase produces the protein MNDLDKVWLDVLIIGGGAAGLRAAIEAKKVVDRVALVCKGSAGRSGATVVSEGGISAALNSQGDDPEEHFKDTMDGGYWLNDERLVRVFVNEAPIRLIELEELGIPIKRNGKGFMQSLVAGHRYPRSYRPMGADMMAGRILSTKLRDYAERIGVEIYDRHFAFYLLCEDGKVYGALTLDLNSNTFRAFCAKATVLATGGGGWLYQHTTNPIGVTGDGYSMGLRAGAELRDMEFVQFYPIFCIKPSKLLISATVFSYGARLLNIFKEPFMRNYDKRADMATRDVMARAIFSEVMEGRGVEGGVYLDFTGMPRESIEERYPSYLNLFLKRGIDIRKEFIIVTPAAHFFIGGLKIDEWCRTNLKGLFAAGEVAGGLHGANRIGGNALAEALVFGFRAGIKAAEYSMSTELHSPDNSIKEGVDWLKTLTGNRSVDLSRVEIRIREVAWNGLGIVRSKEGIERALEDLMDIREEVREVSVRGFKDLVKLLTLHFMIDTGRLVGEGALVREESRGAHFRIDHPERSDKWFGNILLKIEGEKLKREFRPLRLD, from the coding sequence ATGAATGATCTTGATAAAGTTTGGCTCGATGTGCTCATCATCGGTGGTGGTGCAGCAGGGCTTAGAGCAGCCATCGAAGCTAAAAAGGTAGTCGATAGGGTCGCATTAGTTTGTAAAGGTTCGGCTGGAAGGAGTGGTGCGACGGTGGTATCTGAAGGAGGGATCAGTGCCGCTCTTAATTCTCAAGGGGATGATCCAGAGGAGCATTTTAAGGATACTATGGATGGAGGCTATTGGTTGAATGATGAGCGATTGGTAAGGGTCTTTGTGAATGAAGCTCCAATAAGACTTATCGAATTGGAAGAGTTGGGCATACCTATCAAAAGGAATGGTAAAGGATTTATGCAATCTCTTGTCGCTGGCCATAGGTATCCCAGATCTTATAGGCCCATGGGTGCGGATATGATGGCTGGTAGAATTTTGAGTACAAAATTAAGAGATTACGCTGAGAGAATCGGTGTAGAGATTTACGATCGCCACTTTGCTTTTTATCTTTTATGTGAGGATGGTAAGGTATATGGGGCTTTAACACTCGATCTAAATTCTAACACCTTTAGAGCATTCTGTGCCAAAGCGACCGTATTGGCTACTGGTGGTGGTGGATGGCTTTATCAACATACTACGAACCCAATAGGGGTTACTGGAGATGGGTATTCGATGGGTTTGAGGGCCGGGGCTGAATTAAGAGATATGGAGTTTGTTCAATTTTATCCGATATTTTGCATAAAACCATCCAAATTACTCATTTCAGCCACGGTCTTCAGCTATGGAGCCAGATTGTTGAATATTTTCAAGGAGCCATTCATGAGAAATTACGATAAGAGGGCTGATATGGCTACCAGAGATGTGATGGCGAGGGCCATCTTTTCAGAAGTGATGGAGGGCAGGGGTGTAGAAGGAGGCGTTTACTTAGATTTTACAGGTATGCCAAGGGAGTCGATCGAAGAACGGTATCCCTCTTACCTTAATCTCTTTCTCAAAAGAGGTATAGATATTCGCAAGGAGTTTATAATCGTTACACCAGCTGCACACTTCTTTATCGGAGGGTTGAAGATCGATGAATGGTGCCGTACAAATTTGAAAGGGCTCTTCGCCGCTGGTGAAGTGGCTGGGGGTCTGCATGGGGCGAATAGGATCGGTGGTAATGCGTTGGCCGAAGCTTTGGTGTTTGGGTTTAGAGCGGGTATTAAAGCAGCTGAATATTCGATGAGTACCGAGCTTCATTCACCCGATAATAGCATTAAAGAAGGTGTGGATTGGCTAAAAACACTTACCGGTAATAGAAGTGTGGATCTATCAAGGGTTGAAATTAGGATAAGGGAGGTAGCTTGGAACGGTTTGGGGATTGTAAGGAGTAAAGAGGGAATAGAAAGGGCTTTAGAAGATTTAATGGATATAAGAGAGGAGGTTAGGGAGGTTTCGGTAAGAGGTTTTAAGGATCTTGTCAAGTTATTGACGCTACACTTCATGATAGATACAGGCCGATTGGTGGGTGAAGGAGCTTTAGTTAGGGAAGAGAGTCGAGGTGCTCACTTTCGAATCGATCATCCTGAAAGAAGTGATAAATGGTTTGGAAATATCTTGTTAAAGATAGAGGGTGAAAAATTGAAGAGAGAATTCCGTCCATTACGCTTAGATTAG
- a CDS encoding KaiC domain-containing protein, protein MEEIERLSTGIRELDRILGGGVPRGFFVAITGEPGTGKTICCISFINEGVRCDDRCIYVSTEESVDSIIRQASQFNFDFKKAIDEKRLIMIDALMGKDDQWSLKSLDVEELVNKVIEAKKALGYGRARLVVDSLSAFWLDKPAMARRYSYFVKKVFFKWDLTVFATSQYAISTSEAFGWGVEHIADGIIRFRRAVKSGVLKRYLLVEKMRQTPHSLNMFEIDIVDGKGLVILGSLEERKEDITLPREVIEKIKRAKERKEAEVG, encoded by the coding sequence GTGGAAGAGATAGAGAGGCTCTCGACGGGTATAAGGGAACTAGATCGAATTTTAGGCGGGGGTGTACCAAGGGGCTTCTTCGTTGCTATTACAGGCGAGCCCGGAACTGGGAAGACGATCTGTTGCATCTCTTTCATAAATGAAGGTGTAAGGTGTGATGATCGGTGCATTTATGTATCTACTGAAGAGAGTGTAGATTCGATTATAAGACAGGCATCTCAGTTCAATTTTGACTTTAAGAAAGCGATCGATGAGAAAAGGTTGATCATGATCGATGCGTTGATGGGTAAAGATGATCAATGGTCTTTAAAGAGTTTAGATGTAGAAGAATTGGTAAATAAAGTGATCGAGGCGAAGAAGGCCTTAGGTTATGGTAGGGCTAGGTTGGTTGTAGACTCTCTATCGGCCTTTTGGCTCGATAAACCCGCCATGGCCAGACGATATTCATACTTTGTGAAGAAGGTCTTCTTTAAATGGGATTTGACGGTATTTGCTACCTCTCAATATGCGATCAGTACTTCGGAAGCCTTCGGTTGGGGGGTGGAGCATATCGCTGATGGTATAATCAGATTCCGAAGAGCGGTAAAGAGTGGTGTGTTAAAGAGGTATTTATTGGTAGAGAAGATGAGACAGACACCTCATAGTCTAAATATGTTTGAGATCGATATTGTGGATGGTAAAGGGCTTGTAATTTTAGGTTCATTGGAGGAGAGAAAGGAAGATATCACCCTACCGAGAGAAGTTATCGAGAAGATTAAAAGAGCGAAAGAGAGGAAAGAGGCAGAGGTTGGATGA
- the tfb gene encoding transcription initiation factor IIB (stabilizes TBP binding to an archaeal box-A promoter; responsible for recruiting RNA polymerase II to the pre-initiation complex), translating to MELSITKQRCPICGRGPVIMDANEGEVLCSNCGSVLKDSLTYDDFEQRVFSSDDKESRVGLPTSLAMHDRGLATMIGSDNEDALGKPFELKMMKKIERIRIWDRRSQLHENIDRNLKQAFTELRRMVDRLNLSGIVMERAAYIYRKALKYGLLKGRSINEIITASLYAACRELGMNRTLKDIAKVSFLKRKDIARCYRLLLKELDLRMPLSDPIEITSKIANEAQISEKTRRRAIEIIRRAKDSGAITGKDPNSIAAAALYLACKLENESKTQEVIAKASGVTEVTIRNRYKALKKFA from the coding sequence ATGGAATTATCGATTACTAAACAACGTTGCCCGATCTGCGGAAGAGGCCCTGTGATAATGGATGCTAACGAAGGAGAGGTTTTATGTAGTAATTGTGGATCTGTACTAAAGGACAGTCTTACCTACGATGACTTTGAACAAAGGGTCTTCTCTAGTGATGATAAAGAAAGCAGAGTGGGGCTACCTACATCGTTAGCGATGCATGACAGAGGGCTCGCTACCATGATAGGTAGTGATAATGAGGATGCTCTGGGCAAACCTTTTGAATTGAAGATGATGAAGAAGATCGAACGTATAAGGATTTGGGATAGAAGAAGTCAACTTCATGAAAATATCGATAGAAACCTTAAACAGGCCTTTACTGAACTTCGAAGGATGGTAGATCGATTGAACTTAAGCGGGATAGTGATGGAAAGGGCTGCATACATCTATAGGAAGGCGTTAAAATATGGCCTTTTGAAAGGCCGTTCCATCAACGAAATTATAACTGCATCACTGTACGCAGCTTGTAGAGAGTTAGGAATGAATCGGACTTTAAAGGATATAGCAAAGGTGAGCTTTCTAAAGAGGAAGGATATAGCAAGGTGTTACAGACTTCTTTTAAAAGAATTAGATTTAAGGATGCCACTATCAGACCCTATAGAGATTACTTCCAAGATAGCCAATGAAGCACAAATTTCTGAGAAGACAAGGAGGAGGGCCATCGAAATTATTAGAAGAGCAAAAGACTCAGGTGCCATTACAGGTAAAGATCCAAACAGCATCGCAGCCGCGGCACTTTACCTGGCTTGCAAACTTGAAAATGAATCAAAGACCCAAGAGGTTATAGCAAAAGCGTCAGGGGTTACCGAGGTAACGATTCGTAACAGATACAAAGCCTTAAAGAAGTTCGCTTAA